The segment TCGGATACTCAATCGTTCAGCTTCGATTATTAAATTTCCTCCATTACCTTCAGATCTAAGCCCTGCACCTCTAGAAATACCAGTAGTAGCAGGATTGGCGACTTCGGCAAATATTCCAGTTGAGAAGCGTCTGTTTCCTGGATTATTAAATATCTCAACATCATCAGCACGAACAACTACTGTACCAGCATCTCCTATACCGAATGTAGAAACCTGTACCTTACTACCATTGCTGATCCTCAAACGGTTTGTCTCGACTAGCAGTCTTCCAGAACTTCCCGCTCCTGTCATGCCTTCAGTAGTGATGTTGTTTTGAGCAAATAATCCTCCAGGAGCAGCAGAACTTTCTCCAGTTAGCTCTACAGAATCAGAGGCACGTATAGTAAGGTCACCAGCATTTCCCGACCCAGCAGTAGATGTGTAGATTTGTGCCCCGCCATTAACATTCAAATGTCTGGTTTCAATTATCACATCTCCTGAATTTCCAGTGCCAGCAGTTTCGTTTCCTACTAGTGCTGTATTACTCACGTCTAACCGTTCAGTTTCAATAAATATATTTCCAGCATTGCCCGTTCCTCCAGAATTAACGTTGTTGAGAATAGAAGCATTACCATCAATCACTACCTTTTCTGTTGCATCTAATATAATGTCTCCTGCTTGACTATCACCTGTGCCCAAGCTTGGCCCAATGCCAGCCTGAAGAGAACTTCCTGATAAAACATTCACATTGTTTGCATAAATAGCAGCATCACCCCCCCCGCCCGCTGCAACTAGCACGCCAGCACCATTTGTAAGCGTCACATCTGCTCTAGAAATACTCTCTGGAAATACAAAACGGAACGAATCAGTATCTAGATTTAATCCGATCGTTCCTGGTCCTGCCGCTCCTCCTAACTCGATTCGACCTCCGAGCGCAACGAGGCCTCCGCCATCGATATTGATGTCACCACCCAGCAACAGCAGGCTACGACCATCAGGAACTCTCAGCCCAAAGGTGTCAAAAGAATTGGCTGGATATTGTCCTGCGGAGGCTCTGGATTGATTTTGAATTGGAGCAGGAATTTGGTTGAACAGAAAAGCAGAAGGATTTACGGTAAGGAGTTGTGAAGGTGCTTCAGGATTCGTCGCGCTAAAAAAGCCCTGTTCTCCAAACCCGATCGCATTTGCCGTCGTTCCGACAAACGATCCTTGCACATCTAATCTGGCATTTTGCCCAAACAAAATTCCATTCGGATTCATCAGAAATAGATTCGCACTGCCGCGTACACCCAGCGTTCCTAAAATGTCCGATCGATTCGCTCCTGTAACCCGGCTAAAGATATTGCTCACACCGTTCGGGTTAAGGAAATAAACACTGCCTCCTTCATCGACATTAAATTGCTGGAAGCTGTGAAATAGGTTTCTGCCGCGTTGAGCACCACCCTCAATCTCAAAATTTCTGTTGCTTCGATCGACCACCCGCGATCGTTCGGCTCCAAGTGTCTCGTCTGGAACGGGTTGTCCTAATGTCGGCTCACCGAAGCTAAGCAATCCTCCGGCTAGGATGGCAATTACCCTAAGGTTCGATCGCTGAAGGTGAACCATGCTGTGTCTCCTTTAACAGTATTGATCGCGTGTCTTGTCTAGGCAATCGTTAAATTGAACGTACCGCTTGTAATTCCACCGACATTGTCAGTGACCATGAAGCTAAAGCTGTCAGAGGATGAAAAGTTTCTGAAGAAAATATCGCCGTCACTACCATCCAGTCCTGCCCAAGCCACATTAAAACCAGAAATTCCTGAAGCTAGATCGCTTGTCGTGTTGTTGGTAAGTTGGCTAGTCGATCGGAGCGTGCCATCGTAAAAGAACACTTCATCATCACTGTCATCAAACCCCGTCCAGATCACATTCAAGCCAGAAACTCCAGCTGCTGTGTCGTTCGTAGCGTTATTAGTTAACTGCGCTATCGTTCCCGTCGTGCCGCTATAGAAAAACACTTCATTGTCGTTGCCGTCAAACCCAGTCCAAACGATATTAGAGCCGGAGATTCCAACTGCTGTGTCGTTCGTAGTGTTATTGGTGAGCTGCGTTGTTGTTCCCGTCGTGCCGCTATAGAAAAACACTTCATTGTCGTTGCCGTCAAACCCAGTCCAAACGATATTAGAGCCGGAGATTCCAACTGCTGTATCGTTCGTTGCATTGTTTGTCAGTCGAGTACTTGTGCCAGTCGAACCATTGTAGAGGAAAACTTCTGTTTCAAACCCTCTAGCAATAAATTCATCAATCGTAATACGACCCGCGACGTAATCCTGAGCTACTTGTAGGTTGATACTGTCAAACACGTTTAGAGCGACGTTAGACCCGGAAACTCCTGAAGCAACATCAACAGTTAAATTAAGACCCGGAAGTCCTGAAACAACTAATCCAGCCGTAATTCGAGTTGATGCTTGCGTTGTAGTGTTGTACAAAAAGGCTTGAAGGCTGATGTTTGTGGTATCAATCGTAGTCCAGGTCACATTGGTACCGGAAATTTCGTTAGCCAGATCATCAATACTGTTATTAGTTAATTGAACGGGTATGGCTCGCGTTGTGCCGTTGTAGAAAAACACT is part of the Trichocoleus sp. genome and harbors:
- a CDS encoding cadherin-like domain-containing protein; amino-acid sequence: MVKDAGNTLKSARRISILDTARSTKEQIGAGDPRDFFRVKLGQRSSLTLSLTELNANANLTLLSKTGKVLAQSRRSGKQSESIATPLDAGVYYIQVSPGSRRDSTRYKLTYSASNTAPSLLNTGLAVRPGTTATISSSVLKATDAEQQTGELFYTLTSLPQGGTLQLNGVTLGVGSQFTQIDVDSGRLSYTSLGRIDQLTRNATVDASPKVDGFNVVWSGNDDTDSEVFFYNGTTRAIPVQLTNNSIDDLANEISGTNVTWTTIDTTNISLQAFLYNTTTQASTRITAGLVVSGLPGLNLTVDVASGVSGSNVALNVFDSINLQVAQDYVAGRITIDEFIARGFETEVFLYNGSTGTSTRLTNNATNDTAVGISGSNIVWTGFDGNDNEVFFYSGTTGTTTQLTNNTTNDTAVGISGSNIVWTGFDGNDNEVFFYSGTTGTIAQLTNNATNDTAAGVSGLNVIWTGFDDSDDEVFFYDGTLRSTSQLTNNTTSDLASGISGFNVAWAGLDGSDGDIFFRNFSSSDSFSFMVTDNVGGITSGTFNLTIA